A genomic window from Maylandia zebra isolate NMK-2024a linkage group LG20, Mzebra_GT3a, whole genome shotgun sequence includes:
- the smim29 gene encoding small integral membrane protein 29, with protein MNSTTQSPATIDGNVAVSYVLVPFFLITFAGIIAAVIMYIRRKRRVDRLRHQLLPVYTYDPSEEINEAEQEMLWKEEDTRIVQSWASSYQQQHPLLTKDVNA; from the exons ATGAACAGTACTACTCAGTCCCCTGCCACCATAGATGGGAATGTGGCTGTCAGCTATGTGCTGGTGCCATTTTTCCTCATAACCTTTGCTGGGATAATTGCCGCTGTG ATAATGTATATTCGCAGGAAAAGGAG AGTTGACAGACTGCGTCATCAGCTATTACCAGTGTACACGTACGATCCTTCAGAGGAGATTAATGAAGCCGAACAAGAAATGTTGTGGAAAGAAGAGGACACAAGG aTTGTACAAAGTTGGGCGTCAAGTTATCAACAGCAACACCCTCTTCTGACCAAAGACGTCAATGCATGA